The following are from one region of the Dromaius novaehollandiae isolate bDroNov1 chromosome 26, bDroNov1.hap1, whole genome shotgun sequence genome:
- the GFPT1 gene encoding glutamine--fructose-6-phosphate aminotransferase [isomerizing] 1 isoform X2, translating to MCGIFAYLNYHVPRTRREILETLIKGLQRLEYRGYDSAGVGIDGGNDKDWEANACKIQLIKQKGKVKALDEEVHKQQDVDLDIEFDVHLGIAHTRWATHGEPNPVNSHPQRSDKNNEFIVIHNGIITNYKDLRKFLESKGYDFESETDTESIAKLVKYMYDNRESDDISFTTLVERVIQQLEGAFALVFKSVHYPGQAVGTRRGSPLLIGVRSEHKLSTDHIPILYRTGKDKKGSCNLSRVDSTTCLFPVEEKAVEYYFASDASAVIEHTNRVIFLEDDDVAAVVDGRLSIHRIKRTAGDHPGRAVQTLQMELQQIMKGNFSSFMQKEIFEQPESVVNTMRGRVNFDDYTVNLGGLKDHIKEIQRCRRLILIACGTSYHAGVATRQVLEELTELPVMVELASDFLDRNTPVFRDDVCFFISQSGETADTLMGLRYCKERGALTVGITNTVGSSISRETDCGVHINAGPEIGVASTKAYTSQFVSLVMFALMMCDDRISMQERRKEIMRGLKGLPDLIKEVLSMDDEIQKLATELYHQKSVLIMGRGYHYATCLEGALKIKEITYMHSEGILAGELKHGPLALVDKLMPVIMIIMRDHTYAKCQNALQQVIARQGRPVVICDKEDIETIKNNKRTIKVPHSVDCLQGILSVIPLQLLAFHLAVLRGYDVDFPRNLAKSVTVA from the exons ATGTGCG GAATCTTTGCTTACCTGAACTACCATGTTCCCCGGACAAGACGGGAGATCCTGGAGACCCTTATCAAAGGGCTCCAGCGGCTGGAGTACAGAGGATACGATTCTGCAG GTGTGGGAATTGATGGAGGAAATGACAAAGACTGGGAAGCTAATGCTTGTAAAATCCAGCTCATCAAACAGAAAGGGAAGGTGAAGGCTCTGGATGAAGAGGTTCACA AGCAACAGGATGTGGATCTGGACATTGAGTTTGATGTGCATCTTGGAATTGCACACACCCGTTGGGCTACCCATGGCGAGCCCAATCCTGTCAACAGCCACCCGCAACGCTCAGATAAAAACAATG AATTCATTGTCATCCACAATGGCATTATAACCAACTACAAAGACCTGAGAAAATTCTTG GAAAGCAAAGGATACGATTTTGAGTCTGAGACCGACACAGAAAGTATTGCAAAGCTTGTCAAATACATGTATGATAATCGTGAAAGTGATGACATTAGTTTCACCACCCTGGTGGAGAGGGTCATCCAGCAACTG GAAGGTGCTTTTGCCCTTGTATTCAAAAGCGTCCATTATCCTGGTCAAGCCGTTGGTACCAG GCGAGGCAGCCCGCTGCTAATCGGTGTGCGCAGTGAGCACAAGCTCTCCACTGACCACATCCCCATACTCTACAGGACTG GTAAAGACAAGAAGGGAAGTTGCAACCTGTCTCGTGTTGACAGCACCACCTGCCTTTTCCCTGTTGAGGAGAAAGCTGTGGAGTACTACTTTGCTTCTGACGCTAG TGCTGTCATTGAGCATACCAACAGAGTGATTTTCCTTGAAGATGATGATGTAGCAGCTGTGGTTGATGGCCGTCTTTCCATCCACCGGATTAAACGCACGGCAGGCGATCACCCCGGACGTGCCGTCCAAACCCTGCAGATGGAACTGCAGCAGATTATGAAGG GTAACTTCAGCTCATTTATGCAGAAGGAAATCTTTGAACAGCCAGAATCTGTTGTTAATACGATGAGAGGAAGGGTCAATTTTGATGACTACACTG TAAATCTCGGTGGGCTGAAGGATCACATTAAGGAGATTCAGAGATGTCGTCGCTTAATCCTTATTGCTTGTGGGACAAGTTACCACGCTGGAGTTGCG ACTCGTCAGGTTCTGGAAGAACTGACTGAATTGCCTGTTATGGTTGAACTAGCCAGTGACTTCCTGGACAGAAACACTCCTGTCTTCAGAGatgatgtttgctttttcatCAGCCAGTCAG GCGAGACAGCAGATACTTTGATGGGTCTTCGGTACTGTAAAGAGAGAGGAGCCTTAACTGTAGGAATAACTAACACAGTTGGCAGCTCTATATCACGAGAGACAGATTGTGGAGTCCATATCAATGCAGGACCAGAGATTGGGGTTGCCAGTACAAAG gCCTATACCAGCCAGTTTGTTTCTTTGGTGATGTTTGCGCTGATGATGTGTGATGATAGAATTTCTATGCAAGAAAGGCGCAAGGAAATCATGCGTGGTCTAAAGGGACTGCCAG ACTTGATTAAGGAAGTGCTGAGTATGGATGACGAGATCCAGAAGCTGGCAACGGAGCTATACCATCAGAAGTCTGTTCTCATTATGGGACGTGGCTACCATTACGCTACATGTCTTGAGGGAGCTTTG aaaattaaagaaattacCTACATGCACTCTGAAGGGATATTGGCAGGTGAGCTGAAGCATGGTCCTCTTGCGCTGGTGGACAAACTCATGCCTGTTATCATGATCATCATGAGAGATCACACATATGCAAAGTGCCAGAATGCTCTGCAACAGGTGATTGCACGACAG GGGCGACCTGTAGTGATTTGTGATAAGGAGGACATCGAGACAATTAAGAACAATAAGAGAACAATCAAAGTCCCCCATTCAGTGGACTGTCTGCAGGGGATCCTGAGTGTTATCCCCCTCCAGCTTCTGGCTTTCCACCTTGCAGTTCTCAGAGGATACGAT GTTGATTTTCCAAGAAATCTGGCCAAGTCCGTAACTGTAGCGTGA
- the GFPT1 gene encoding glutamine--fructose-6-phosphate aminotransferase [isomerizing] 1 isoform X1: MCGIFAYLNYHVPRTRREILETLIKGLQRLEYRGYDSAGVGIDGGNDKDWEANACKIQLIKQKGKVKALDEEVHKQQDVDLDIEFDVHLGIAHTRWATHGEPNPVNSHPQRSDKNNEFIVIHNGIITNYKDLRKFLESKGYDFESETDTESIAKLVKYMYDNRESDDISFTTLVERVIQQLEGAFALVFKSVHYPGQAVGTRRGSPLLIGVRSEHKLSTDHIPILYRTAGQSMDHSFDGISIKMEEGKDKKGSCNLSRVDSTTCLFPVEEKAVEYYFASDASAVIEHTNRVIFLEDDDVAAVVDGRLSIHRIKRTAGDHPGRAVQTLQMELQQIMKGNFSSFMQKEIFEQPESVVNTMRGRVNFDDYTVNLGGLKDHIKEIQRCRRLILIACGTSYHAGVATRQVLEELTELPVMVELASDFLDRNTPVFRDDVCFFISQSGETADTLMGLRYCKERGALTVGITNTVGSSISRETDCGVHINAGPEIGVASTKAYTSQFVSLVMFALMMCDDRISMQERRKEIMRGLKGLPDLIKEVLSMDDEIQKLATELYHQKSVLIMGRGYHYATCLEGALKIKEITYMHSEGILAGELKHGPLALVDKLMPVIMIIMRDHTYAKCQNALQQVIARQGRPVVICDKEDIETIKNNKRTIKVPHSVDCLQGILSVIPLQLLAFHLAVLRGYDVDFPRNLAKSVTVA; the protein is encoded by the exons ATGTGCG GAATCTTTGCTTACCTGAACTACCATGTTCCCCGGACAAGACGGGAGATCCTGGAGACCCTTATCAAAGGGCTCCAGCGGCTGGAGTACAGAGGATACGATTCTGCAG GTGTGGGAATTGATGGAGGAAATGACAAAGACTGGGAAGCTAATGCTTGTAAAATCCAGCTCATCAAACAGAAAGGGAAGGTGAAGGCTCTGGATGAAGAGGTTCACA AGCAACAGGATGTGGATCTGGACATTGAGTTTGATGTGCATCTTGGAATTGCACACACCCGTTGGGCTACCCATGGCGAGCCCAATCCTGTCAACAGCCACCCGCAACGCTCAGATAAAAACAATG AATTCATTGTCATCCACAATGGCATTATAACCAACTACAAAGACCTGAGAAAATTCTTG GAAAGCAAAGGATACGATTTTGAGTCTGAGACCGACACAGAAAGTATTGCAAAGCTTGTCAAATACATGTATGATAATCGTGAAAGTGATGACATTAGTTTCACCACCCTGGTGGAGAGGGTCATCCAGCAACTG GAAGGTGCTTTTGCCCTTGTATTCAAAAGCGTCCATTATCCTGGTCAAGCCGTTGGTACCAG GCGAGGCAGCCCGCTGCTAATCGGTGTGCGCAGTGAGCACAAGCTCTCCACTGACCACATCCCCATACTCTACAGGACTG CTGGGCAATCTATGGATCATTCTTTTGATGGAATATCCATAAAAATGGAGGAAG GTAAAGACAAGAAGGGAAGTTGCAACCTGTCTCGTGTTGACAGCACCACCTGCCTTTTCCCTGTTGAGGAGAAAGCTGTGGAGTACTACTTTGCTTCTGACGCTAG TGCTGTCATTGAGCATACCAACAGAGTGATTTTCCTTGAAGATGATGATGTAGCAGCTGTGGTTGATGGCCGTCTTTCCATCCACCGGATTAAACGCACGGCAGGCGATCACCCCGGACGTGCCGTCCAAACCCTGCAGATGGAACTGCAGCAGATTATGAAGG GTAACTTCAGCTCATTTATGCAGAAGGAAATCTTTGAACAGCCAGAATCTGTTGTTAATACGATGAGAGGAAGGGTCAATTTTGATGACTACACTG TAAATCTCGGTGGGCTGAAGGATCACATTAAGGAGATTCAGAGATGTCGTCGCTTAATCCTTATTGCTTGTGGGACAAGTTACCACGCTGGAGTTGCG ACTCGTCAGGTTCTGGAAGAACTGACTGAATTGCCTGTTATGGTTGAACTAGCCAGTGACTTCCTGGACAGAAACACTCCTGTCTTCAGAGatgatgtttgctttttcatCAGCCAGTCAG GCGAGACAGCAGATACTTTGATGGGTCTTCGGTACTGTAAAGAGAGAGGAGCCTTAACTGTAGGAATAACTAACACAGTTGGCAGCTCTATATCACGAGAGACAGATTGTGGAGTCCATATCAATGCAGGACCAGAGATTGGGGTTGCCAGTACAAAG gCCTATACCAGCCAGTTTGTTTCTTTGGTGATGTTTGCGCTGATGATGTGTGATGATAGAATTTCTATGCAAGAAAGGCGCAAGGAAATCATGCGTGGTCTAAAGGGACTGCCAG ACTTGATTAAGGAAGTGCTGAGTATGGATGACGAGATCCAGAAGCTGGCAACGGAGCTATACCATCAGAAGTCTGTTCTCATTATGGGACGTGGCTACCATTACGCTACATGTCTTGAGGGAGCTTTG aaaattaaagaaattacCTACATGCACTCTGAAGGGATATTGGCAGGTGAGCTGAAGCATGGTCCTCTTGCGCTGGTGGACAAACTCATGCCTGTTATCATGATCATCATGAGAGATCACACATATGCAAAGTGCCAGAATGCTCTGCAACAGGTGATTGCACGACAG GGGCGACCTGTAGTGATTTGTGATAAGGAGGACATCGAGACAATTAAGAACAATAAGAGAACAATCAAAGTCCCCCATTCAGTGGACTGTCTGCAGGGGATCCTGAGTGTTATCCCCCTCCAGCTTCTGGCTTTCCACCTTGCAGTTCTCAGAGGATACGAT GTTGATTTTCCAAGAAATCTGGCCAAGTCCGTAACTGTAGCGTGA